One segment of Carcharodon carcharias isolate sCarCar2 chromosome 16, sCarCar2.pri, whole genome shotgun sequence DNA contains the following:
- the btf3l4 gene encoding transcription factor BTF3 homolog 4, translated as MNQEKLAKLQAQVRIGGKGTARRKKKVVHRTATADDKKLQSSLKKLAVNNIAGIEEVNMIKDDGQVIHFNNPKVQASLSANTFAITGHAETKQITEMLPGILSQLGADSLTSLRKLAEQLPRQVLDNKTPKAEDIDEEDDDVPDLVENFDEASKNEAN; from the exons atgaatcaggaaaagttagctAAACTACAGGCTCAGGTCCGGATAGGAGGAAAG GGCACAGCTCGCAGAAAGAAGAAGGTAGTGCACAGAACAGCTACAGCTGATGACAAGAAATTGCAAAGCTCTCTGAAGAAACTGGCAGTTAATAATATTGCTGGAATTGAAGAG GTGAATATGATTAAAGATGATGGTCAGGTCATTCACTTCAATAATCCTAAAGTGCAGGCCTCATTATCTGCCAATACCTTTGCTATTACCGGCCATGCTGAGACAAAACAAATCACAGAAATGCTTCCAGGCATTCTCAGCCAGCTTGGAGCTGACAGTCTAACAAGCCTTAGAAAGTTAGCTGAGCAGTTGCCACGGCAAG TTTTGGATAATAAAACGCCCAAAGCTGAAGACATTGATGAAGAAGATGACGACGTCCCAG